In Streptomyces sp. NBC_00414, a single window of DNA contains:
- a CDS encoding enoyl-CoA hydratase/isomerase family protein: MSRSAFHSPGTFDALRVTSDRGVLTVVIDNPPVNVLSLSLMGELMTLLGALRDDTDSRVVVFESADPEFFLAHVDFTLVDDENATADPTAGAPAGLNVFQALGEALRTLPQVTIVKLAGLARGGGAEFVAAADLSFAAIGRAGLGQIEAIGGIVPGGGGTQYLLHRVGRNRALEIVLGADLFDARTAERYGWINRALPADELDAFVDRLAHDIADLPEGTIAAAKHALPPQDLAAGMLREHEAWAGQFAKPAAEKAIRGGLAAGAQTREGERNLEEVMRSLR, from the coding sequence ATGAGCCGTTCCGCGTTCCACTCCCCCGGCACCTTCGACGCCCTGCGTGTGACCAGCGACCGCGGGGTGCTCACGGTCGTCATCGACAACCCGCCGGTGAACGTGCTCAGCCTGTCGCTGATGGGCGAGCTGATGACGCTGCTCGGGGCCCTGCGGGACGACACGGACAGCCGAGTGGTCGTGTTCGAGAGCGCGGACCCGGAGTTCTTCCTCGCACACGTCGACTTCACCTTGGTGGACGACGAGAACGCCACCGCCGATCCCACCGCCGGAGCACCGGCCGGTCTCAACGTGTTCCAGGCGCTCGGCGAGGCGCTGCGCACGCTGCCCCAGGTGACGATCGTCAAGCTGGCCGGGCTGGCCCGCGGCGGTGGCGCCGAGTTCGTCGCGGCGGCAGATCTGAGCTTCGCGGCGATCGGCCGGGCCGGGCTCGGCCAGATCGAGGCGATCGGGGGCATCGTGCCGGGCGGTGGCGGCACGCAGTACCTGCTGCACCGGGTCGGCCGCAACCGTGCGCTGGAGATCGTCCTCGGTGCCGACCTCTTCGACGCGCGGACCGCGGAACGGTACGGCTGGATCAACCGGGCTCTGCCGGCCGACGAGCTCGACGCGTTCGTCGACCGGCTCGCCCACGACATCGCCGATCTGCCCGAAGGCACGATCGCGGCCGCCAAGCACGCCCTGCCGCCGCAGGACCTGGCCGCGGGAATGCTCAGGGAACACGAGGCCTGGGCGGGCCAGTTCGCGAAACCCGCTGCGGAGAAGGCGATCCGCGGCGGGCTGGCGGCCGGCGCGCAGACCCGTGAGGGTGAACGGAACCTGGAAGAGGTCATGCGCTCCTTGCGCTGA
- a CDS encoding lysophospholipid acyltransferase family protein has product MFSRIAAAVVPAFGHLTTSAEFTTLSAPAVLVANHTSLADPGIVLAALRSMDIEPVVLATAGLWRVPVLRYLLDRDGHVPVHRRTSRAADSLDAAVAALGAGRHVLIYGEGRLPRRTDAAEAAPESFRSGPARLSLASGAPVVPIGQAGARRVASGSRAKQLAGFLTAPARRPRLHVHVGAPLHLPTRIEAANTATHQAVVAAWRVAAGHLLEPAAFTR; this is encoded by the coding sequence GTGTTCAGTCGCATAGCAGCCGCCGTCGTCCCCGCCTTCGGGCACCTGACGACCTCCGCCGAGTTCACCACCCTCTCGGCGCCGGCCGTACTCGTCGCCAACCACACGTCTCTGGCGGACCCCGGCATCGTGCTGGCCGCCCTGCGCTCCATGGACATCGAACCGGTCGTCCTCGCCACCGCCGGCCTGTGGCGCGTGCCCGTCCTGCGGTATCTCCTGGACCGCGACGGCCATGTCCCCGTACACCGCCGTACCTCGCGAGCTGCGGACTCCCTGGACGCGGCCGTGGCAGCACTCGGCGCGGGCCGCCATGTCCTCATCTACGGCGAGGGGCGGCTTCCGCGCCGGACGGACGCCGCCGAAGCCGCGCCCGAATCCTTCCGCAGCGGCCCCGCGCGTCTCTCCCTGGCCTCCGGCGCCCCCGTCGTTCCGATCGGTCAGGCCGGAGCGCGCCGGGTCGCGTCCGGCAGCCGTGCCAAACAGCTCGCGGGCTTCCTGACGGCACCGGCCCGTCGCCCGCGCCTCCATGTCCATGTGGGCGCGCCGCTCCACCTGCCGACCCGGATCGAGGCGGCGAACACGGCCACGCACCAGGCCGTCGTGGCGGCCTGGCGCGTGGCGGCCGGACACCTCCTCGAACCGGCGGCGTTCACTCGCTGA
- a CDS encoding EF-hand domain-containing protein yields the protein MASEFQERKLKEMFAAFDADGDGRLREEDFRALVARWSDLPGVGAGTELRARVEALLMGWWAALLEVGDADGDGAVDLGELLLLVDRLPAMVADVTATAETVFDAVDADGDGRISPEEHRHLVETWNGRPANMAGVFESLDLNGDGYLGREEFALLWRQFWISDDPAEPGNLLCGRFAA from the coding sequence ATGGCCAGTGAGTTTCAGGAGCGCAAGCTCAAGGAGATGTTCGCCGCCTTCGACGCGGACGGCGACGGCCGTCTGCGCGAGGAGGACTTCAGGGCGCTCGTCGCACGCTGGAGCGACCTGCCGGGTGTGGGCGCCGGGACGGAGCTGCGCGCGCGGGTCGAGGCGCTGCTGATGGGCTGGTGGGCGGCGCTGCTGGAAGTCGGGGACGCCGACGGCGACGGCGCGGTCGACCTGGGTGAACTGCTGCTGCTCGTCGACAGGCTGCCCGCCATGGTCGCCGATGTCACCGCGACCGCCGAGACCGTCTTCGACGCGGTGGACGCCGACGGCGACGGCCGTATCTCACCGGAGGAGCACCGCCACCTCGTCGAGACCTGGAACGGGCGGCCCGCGAACATGGCGGGCGTCTTCGAGTCGCTCGACCTGAACGGTGACGGCTACCTCGGCCGCGAGGAGTTCGCGCTGCTGTGGCGCCAGTTCTGGATCAGTGACGATCCCGCCGAACCGGGCAATCTGCTCTGCGGCCGTTTCGCCGCCTGA
- a CDS encoding nSTAND1 domain-containing NTPase — protein sequence MGDPQHGHETDHRDDQSRSAPTTPSFSAQLRRLRQERGLSLTDLARRTHYSKGYLSKIETGTKRVTVDVARLCDQALRADGELLKLVQRAQGEPSPDGRAGDRTGAAEPQSGGACPYRGLSAFTRQDADWFFGRERATAALVERLFERVGNGPLMLLAPSGAGKSSVLDAGLVPALRRGDFPMLGADRWPLVTLTPTSRPLDELLERIAKAVGEDLGVTAEEARRDPDAVRHSVRARSDAPAAASGDRPPATWRPVVIVDQFEELFTLCSDENERHSFVRVLSALSTSRPADGSYVPAVVVLGVRADFTGDCLGLPDLVPVFADGLFVLPPMSVAELRESITRPAELAGLTLQPGLLPLLLRDAGLREEAGTAPRGTAHDAGAGADETPSGALPLVSHALLATWERREGDVLTVAGYQRAGGIQGAIARTAENVFTRLYPAEQKTIRRILSRLVFVADEAGATRRRMSRDALMEQFADADGAGGALDAFVRARLIMLDSDTVEIAHEALLHAWPRLREWIHADRAGLLLHQQLAHAAAEWERENHDPSALYRGTRLDTARSWADETDGWSRLGPGEAAFLRTSQAEQDTRRKQARRQVRLRQSMLATLVVLLGLALTAGGVAYQQRTGALDQERVARSQALAVRSASLAGGQPEASILLAEQAYRTSATAEARGALLSTQSQPFSARLNGHRGPVNSVVFAPDNRVLATGSSDGKVTLWRVRDRRPIATLTVSGPVRAIAFSPDGRTLAATSTDGPVSLWDTAGRRQRTVLPHSTEAARAVAFDPRGQVLAVAAPNGTISLWDTGRTHRRTVTLTGHEGPVHALAYAPDGRSLVSAGADRTVRLWDTDRGRPRAVLRGHTDEVLGAAFSPDGRRVVSGGTDRTVRLWNVHGGRLRATLSGSSDDINAVAYTPDGTTVVGAVGDGTTRLWDVRSSRQTAVLVGHTDYVMGVAMTSDGALLATAGFDQSAVLWDLEGPVLTARPFTEVWQAQYSPDGKLLATADADHTVRLWDAGRRRLVATLRGHTETVFSVAFAPDGHTLASAGSDGAIRLWDVARRKHLATLTGHTGQVFSVAFAPDGQTLASAGADRTVRLWDVTGRASVATLTGHEDFANDVAFSPDGRTLASAGDDLTVRLWDVSTHRRIGTLHGHTGAVRSVTFAPGGRTLASSGNDGTIRLWNVRERRSEATLTGHTGSVRGIAFSPDGRTFASSGTDRTVRLWNVAARRQWATLTGHTNSVWSVSYAPGGRTVASSSTDGTVRLWDLDPGARLAEICRLRADIGDDARRTLLPGVPLSDGPACSAPPE from the coding sequence GTGGGAGATCCGCAGCACGGGCATGAAACCGATCACCGGGACGACCAGAGCCGGAGCGCGCCGACCACGCCCTCCTTCTCCGCGCAACTCAGACGTCTGAGACAGGAACGCGGCCTGTCGCTCACCGATCTGGCACGCAGGACGCACTACAGCAAGGGCTATCTGAGCAAGATCGAGACCGGCACGAAACGCGTGACCGTCGATGTCGCCCGCCTCTGCGACCAAGCGCTGCGCGCCGACGGGGAGTTACTCAAACTGGTACAGCGCGCGCAGGGGGAACCGTCCCCGGACGGCCGCGCCGGTGACCGGACCGGCGCGGCCGAGCCGCAGTCCGGCGGAGCGTGTCCCTACCGCGGCCTGTCGGCGTTCACACGACAGGACGCGGACTGGTTCTTCGGCCGGGAACGCGCGACGGCCGCTCTGGTGGAACGCCTCTTCGAACGGGTCGGAAACGGCCCCCTGATGCTGCTCGCCCCCTCGGGTGCGGGCAAGTCGTCCGTGCTCGACGCCGGTCTCGTCCCCGCCCTGCGGCGCGGCGACTTCCCGATGCTGGGCGCCGACCGGTGGCCACTGGTGACACTCACTCCCACCTCCCGGCCGCTGGACGAGTTACTGGAACGCATCGCGAAAGCGGTGGGAGAAGACCTCGGCGTCACCGCGGAGGAAGCCCGCCGCGACCCCGACGCGGTGCGGCACTCCGTACGCGCGAGATCGGACGCGCCGGCGGCGGCTTCCGGGGACCGGCCGCCCGCGACCTGGCGGCCGGTGGTGATCGTCGACCAGTTCGAGGAGCTCTTCACCCTCTGCTCCGACGAGAACGAGCGCCACTCCTTCGTCCGGGTGCTCAGCGCCCTGTCGACCTCCCGGCCCGCGGACGGCTCATATGTCCCCGCCGTCGTGGTGCTGGGCGTGCGCGCCGACTTCACCGGCGACTGCCTGGGGCTCCCCGACCTGGTCCCGGTGTTCGCCGACGGACTGTTCGTCCTGCCCCCGATGTCCGTGGCGGAGCTTCGCGAGTCGATCACACGCCCGGCGGAGCTCGCCGGTCTGACCCTGCAACCGGGCCTGCTCCCCCTCCTGTTGCGCGACGCCGGACTGCGCGAGGAAGCGGGTACGGCACCGCGCGGAACGGCGCACGATGCCGGCGCGGGAGCCGACGAGACGCCCTCCGGAGCGTTGCCGCTCGTCTCCCACGCCCTGCTGGCCACCTGGGAACGGCGCGAGGGCGACGTGCTGACCGTCGCCGGGTACCAGCGGGCCGGCGGCATCCAGGGGGCCATCGCGCGGACGGCCGAGAACGTGTTCACCCGGCTGTACCCGGCCGAGCAGAAGACGATCCGCCGCATCCTGTCCCGACTGGTGTTCGTCGCGGACGAGGCCGGGGCGACCCGCCGCCGGATGAGCAGAGATGCCTTGATGGAGCAGTTCGCCGACGCGGACGGCGCGGGAGGGGCCCTCGACGCCTTCGTACGCGCGCGGCTCATCATGCTCGACAGCGACACCGTCGAGATCGCCCACGAGGCTCTGCTCCACGCCTGGCCGCGGCTGCGCGAGTGGATCCACGCGGACCGGGCCGGACTGCTGCTGCACCAGCAACTGGCCCATGCCGCAGCCGAATGGGAGCGCGAGAACCACGATCCGTCCGCCCTGTACCGCGGCACCCGGCTGGACACCGCGCGGTCCTGGGCGGACGAGACGGACGGCTGGAGCAGGCTCGGCCCGGGCGAGGCGGCCTTCCTCAGGACGAGCCAGGCAGAGCAGGACACCCGCCGGAAGCAGGCCAGGCGTCAGGTCCGGCTGCGCCAGTCCATGCTGGCCACCCTCGTCGTCCTGCTGGGACTGGCCCTGACCGCCGGAGGTGTCGCCTACCAGCAGCGTACGGGCGCCCTGGACCAGGAACGCGTCGCCCGTTCGCAGGCGTTGGCCGTCCGGTCCGCCTCCCTGGCCGGGGGCCAGCCGGAGGCGTCGATCCTGCTCGCCGAGCAGGCCTACCGGACCAGCGCCACCGCCGAGGCGCGGGGCGCGTTGCTGAGCACCCAGTCCCAGCCCTTCTCGGCGCGGCTCAACGGCCATCGGGGGCCGGTCAACTCGGTGGTCTTCGCACCGGACAACCGGGTGCTGGCGACAGGCAGTTCCGATGGCAAGGTCACACTGTGGCGGGTGCGCGACCGCCGCCCGATCGCCACGCTCACCGTCTCCGGACCCGTCCGCGCGATCGCCTTCAGCCCCGACGGCCGCACTCTGGCAGCCACGTCGACGGACGGGCCGGTGAGCCTGTGGGACACCGCCGGCCGCCGGCAGAGGACGGTCCTCCCCCACAGCACCGAAGCCGCCCGGGCCGTGGCCTTCGATCCGCGCGGACAGGTACTCGCCGTCGCGGCCCCGAACGGCACGATCTCGTTGTGGGACACCGGGCGCACACACCGGAGGACCGTCACACTCACGGGGCATGAGGGGCCGGTCCACGCCCTGGCCTACGCTCCCGACGGCCGGAGCCTGGTCTCCGCAGGCGCCGACCGCACCGTACGCCTGTGGGACACCGACCGCGGCCGGCCGCGCGCCGTGCTGAGGGGGCACACCGACGAAGTACTGGGCGCGGCGTTCTCCCCCGACGGCCGCAGGGTGGTCTCGGGAGGCACCGACCGGACCGTGCGGCTGTGGAACGTACACGGTGGGCGCCTCCGCGCGACGTTGTCGGGAAGCAGCGACGACATCAACGCCGTCGCCTACACGCCCGACGGTACGACCGTCGTGGGCGCGGTCGGTGACGGGACGACCAGGCTGTGGGACGTGCGCAGCAGCCGACAGACCGCCGTGCTGGTCGGCCACACCGACTACGTCATGGGAGTGGCCATGACGTCCGACGGCGCTCTGCTCGCCACGGCCGGCTTCGACCAGTCCGCCGTCCTGTGGGACCTCGAAGGCCCGGTACTGACGGCCCGTCCGTTCACCGAGGTCTGGCAGGCGCAGTACAGCCCCGACGGGAAACTGCTGGCCACCGCCGACGCCGACCACACGGTGCGGCTGTGGGACGCGGGCAGACGCAGACTCGTGGCGACCCTGAGGGGACACACCGAGACGGTCTTCTCGGTGGCCTTCGCACCCGACGGGCACACCCTCGCGTCGGCGGGCTCCGACGGCGCGATCCGCCTGTGGGACGTGGCCCGGCGCAAACACCTGGCGACTCTGACCGGCCACACCGGGCAGGTCTTCTCCGTGGCGTTCGCACCCGACGGACAGACCCTGGCGTCGGCCGGTGCCGACCGCACCGTACGCCTGTGGGACGTGACCGGGCGCGCGTCCGTCGCGACACTGACCGGCCACGAGGACTTCGCCAACGATGTCGCCTTCAGCCCCGACGGCCGGACCCTGGCCAGCGCCGGCGACGACCTGACGGTACGGCTGTGGGACGTCTCCACCCACCGCCGGATCGGCACGCTCCACGGCCACACGGGGGCGGTGCGCAGCGTGACCTTCGCCCCCGGGGGCCGGACCCTGGCCAGCAGCGGGAACGACGGCACGATCCGTCTCTGGAACGTGCGTGAACGCCGCTCGGAGGCGACCCTGACCGGGCACACGGGCTCCGTCCGGGGGATCGCCTTCTCCCCCGACGGCCGTACGTTCGCCAGCAGCGGCACCGACCGCACGGTCCGCCTGTGGAACGTCGCCGCGCGGCGGCAGTGGGCGACGCTGACGGGGCACACCAACTCGGTGTGGAGCGTGTCCTACGCGCCGGGCGGGCGCACCGTGGCCAGCAGCAGCACCGACGGCACCGTACGCCTGTGGGACCTCGACCCCGGGGCGCGGCTGGCGGAGATCTGCCGACTGAGGGCGGACATCGGTGACGACGCGCGGCGAACGCTCCTGCCCGGTGTCCCTCTCTCGGACGGGCCGGCCTGCTCGGCCCCTCCCGAGTGA
- a CDS encoding C40 family peptidase produces MLRRTGLIRTLILLLAFFLWTPAAVAAASPPASAEREAAACGPLAPGASAAAERAIAAACAEVAAGTWYTWGGGHGAQPGATYGQIDPTDPDSAHDPERLGFDCSGLVRHAYARAAGSDILNGVASSQYYTHRAAERFTAAQGLAPLLPGDLLAWGTSQDLHHIAIYLGAGKMVEAKESGTKLMVSDVRLNSGYFGAVRVETGPVTGHVHQTWGTGVWTKAEPSTAAARVYAFPHSTTIRVQCQKHAERVTAEGYTNDAWSYLPDYKAWVTNIYIKGPAWLDGVPECPTPTPEA; encoded by the coding sequence ATGCTCCGCCGGACCGGTCTCATCCGCACACTCATCCTGTTGCTGGCCTTCTTCCTCTGGACGCCCGCGGCCGTCGCCGCCGCGAGCCCTCCCGCCTCCGCCGAGCGGGAGGCCGCCGCGTGCGGCCCGCTGGCTCCCGGTGCCTCCGCGGCCGCCGAACGCGCGATCGCCGCCGCCTGCGCCGAGGTCGCGGCAGGCACCTGGTACACCTGGGGAGGCGGCCACGGCGCCCAACCCGGTGCCACCTACGGCCAGATCGACCCGACCGACCCGGACAGTGCGCACGACCCCGAGCGGCTCGGCTTCGACTGCTCGGGCCTCGTCCGTCACGCCTACGCCAGGGCCGCCGGCTCGGACATCCTCAACGGCGTCGCCAGCTCGCAGTACTACACGCACCGCGCCGCCGAGCGCTTCACCGCCGCGCAGGGACTCGCCCCGCTGCTTCCGGGCGACCTGCTCGCCTGGGGAACATCGCAGGACCTCCACCACATCGCCATCTACCTGGGCGCGGGCAAGATGGTGGAGGCCAAGGAGTCCGGTACGAAGCTCATGGTGAGCGATGTCCGCCTGAACAGCGGTTACTTCGGCGCGGTCCGCGTCGAGACCGGGCCGGTCACCGGTCATGTCCATCAGACCTGGGGCACCGGCGTCTGGACCAAGGCGGAACCCTCCACCGCGGCCGCCAGGGTGTACGCCTTCCCCCACTCCACCACGATCCGTGTCCAGTGCCAGAAGCACGCCGAACGGGTCACCGCCGAGGGTTACACCAACGACGCGTGGTCCTATCTGCCGGACTACAAGGCCTGGGTGACCAACATCTACATCAAGGGGCCCGCGTGGCTCGACGGGGTACCCGAGTGCCCGACACCGACGCCCGAGGCGTGA
- a CDS encoding winged helix-turn-helix transcriptional regulator, with product MTETPGADRVFRVDCPSRPILDQIADKWSVMAMAAIEEPRRFNEIKRRLEGVTQRVLTHTLRRLERNGMIARRVLPTSPVGVEYSLTPLGRSLQEPFAHLYDWTVEHADEIQQRQREYDTRTASPTGDGAR from the coding sequence ATGACCGAGACTCCCGGCGCCGACCGGGTCTTCCGCGTGGACTGCCCGAGCCGGCCAATCCTGGACCAGATCGCGGACAAGTGGTCGGTGATGGCCATGGCCGCGATCGAGGAGCCTCGGCGGTTCAACGAGATCAAGCGCCGGCTCGAAGGAGTGACACAGCGCGTGCTCACCCACACCCTGCGCCGACTGGAGCGCAACGGCATGATCGCGCGACGCGTGCTGCCCACCTCACCGGTGGGGGTGGAGTACTCGTTGACGCCGCTCGGACGGTCCTTGCAGGAACCGTTCGCCCACCTCTACGACTGGACGGTCGAGCACGCCGACGAGATCCAGCAGCGGCAGCGGGAGTACGACACGCGCACCGCCTCCCCGACGGGAGACGGCGCGCGCTGA